The Lactuca sativa cultivar Salinas chromosome 2, Lsat_Salinas_v11, whole genome shotgun sequence genome includes the window ACAATGTAAAATCATCGCTGTTTTTAGCAGCCTGAGGAGGAGTTTCGTGGGAACAACACCTTTTTGACTCGGGAGCAAGTCAACAATCTCTTCAAGAAGAGTCTTTTGATCCAAATACGAATCGAAAGAAGAAAGATTCACATTTGGAATCATCGATTGTCTACCAAGTAAAGGAAGATGCTTTTTTGCATAGAACATGAGTGATCCAGCTATCCTTTCTTGATCCAAACTTGTTGATTCAATGGCTAAGATGAATCGTCTGTAAAGAGGTAATTTCAACCCTGAAACATCCTCATACCACCAATCTTGATTTGGTGAAGAACTGGTTTGGATTCCATTCCAGATTACAGTAGCAAAAGGGTTTTCTCTCATGCTTGAAACTGGCCACCCTAATAAATCTTTATCTGAAGAACAAGCTTTTAATGCAAGAGAATCGATACATCTTGAAACAATCTGAAGATCCTCTGCATATTCCACCACTTCTTCACATGATTCCAGTGCTTTTAGGGTATCGTTCCAGTTATCAAAAACTTCATTAAGGAAGTTTTCGGTTTGACTGATGAGATTTTCATCTCCATATTCTTCAGTCATTTGAAGATACTCGGATGCACAACGAAGATGAACTACATTGTTTGAGTTGAGTTCTAGTTTGACACCATAGCAGAATTTAGCAACGAGGAGAAAGATTTTTGGGCCTCCTGGTAGATCATGAAGTTTAACAACACAAGATCGTTTTTCATCCCCAAAGTTCATCTTTTTTTCATCATCCGAAGAATCTCCAATGAGATTTTCCAATGTTTTGCTTCTAGATAATAACGGAAACTGCAAGTTATGCCAAGAAAAAAGTCAACTCAATCTAGTTACAAAATTCACAAATTTTATAAATGGATCCTACTGTGTATATGATATGGATACTAATAAAGCAAGTGACGACCTACCTTGTGAAGATGGAATGAAATGTCACCAACTTCAATGGTAACATCACTCGGAAGGCCAGAAGAACAAGTCCTGCAAATATTAATGTGAAGTTTTGTTATCAATTTGACACAAACTTTCTTCCTACGCATAAGGATTCTTATAAGCTTAATGCAGTTAACAAGATTTTACTGAAAATATGAGAGAATTCCATATCAATTTCAACGTCCAAAAGTACTTGTTTTGACCCTTGGATTTCAAAATGTAGGCCTTCTTTTGAAATTAGGGCAGTAACTtctttcatcaatgaaattttCCCAGATGTTCTAATTTACTGCATTATTATTCGTTCACACTTCACACAAAGTATTAATATTAGACCCACGTCCAAAAAACATCGAGAATGATGCTTAAACATTCATCACGAAATCAAAGCAAACCCCTTCAAACAGATTAATTAATAATCAGGATTCAGTTACGAATGTAGGTATCAAAAGAAACCCAGAAAACAATTTACATCACAGAATCAAAAACCCCAGTAAAAGGGCGTCCAGATTTCACGATTGGGGACAAAAAGAAACTATCGAAATCGAAGAATTCCAAATGTGGGTATCGATCAAAATTATGAATCAATATTTACGATTGACGTGAAATTTAAACACATAACGAGCGAAAAACAGAAGAACGACTAACCAGGTTTTTTCGTCCTGATCGAGATGAAAAACCTCTGATTTAGATCCTAACTTCATGCACGCCATCGCCATGTATGAGTGGTTTCAGTTGTTCAGTTTTCAAGTGCAATGCGATTGGAAGCGTATATATACATAAATTTTTGAATGAATCGAGTAAAAAACACAGTCAGAGTGTGTGATAGAAATGATGATTACCAATGGGGGCAAAGGAGGCAAGGGTAATGAGTAAAAACGCACTCTCTTTCTCTGTGTTGTGGGTGTGGAGGGAGCGATGGTCCCTAGTCTATAGGGAGAAAAATCCAGGGGATAGAAGAATCCGTTCTTGCTGTTGCTTCCATAACTAAATTAAATACAAGTCCCTAACTATTAGTCAACTAGCATTTTAGTCCTTTGAAAACTTTGTTTTGTAAATTTAATCataaatatttgattttattttatttggtttGTAAGGTTAACAGCAAAATTAAAGACCATTTTTTTCATTCGTACCCTACATCGTTATGCATTTGAAAACtttgttttgtaaaaataatcataaatatttgatttcattttatttgGTTTGTAAGGTTAACAACAAATTTAAAGGATATTTTGTTCATTTGTATCCTACATTTTATGCATGACGTTTAAGATTGTGTCTCTCAAAAAACATTTATATAGAAATGAGACTCCACAATAGATGATCACTTATAAGACCCTAACTCTTAttataagaatataagatatatatgtagcTTAATATTGTTTCctcaaaaaaaagtttttacGAAGATACGAGAGATCATGTCGCATCGATATAAAATACACAAAAgaaaaaattataatcattatatttttgattttctttttgtaAATCAAAATTTCTAAACTTGTTAATAACCAAATTTTCTATACATTTATACCACAATAAAATGAATCTAAATAATAATCTACGCCACCTATGCCAATTGAAAGATTAATACTTATGTGCTTCTTCGGTTCAAAAACAATTTCACCATTTTTTATGAAGATGCGATATAAGATACACAAAGAAAAAATATAatcattaaaattttattttctttttgtaaaTCAAAATTTCTAAGCTTGTTAGTAACCAAATTTTCTATAAATTTATACCACAATAAAAATGAATCTAAATAAAAATCTACACCACTCATGCCAGTTGAAAGATTAATACTTAGGTGCTTCTTTGTTTCAAAAACAATTTCACCAATTTTTGATGAATGTATGATCTTTGATTTTGTGAAAATTATGATAATACAAATTTGAAGAGGTTGgagaaaaatataataaaatatttaatgacttaatgggtgattaaacaaaggattatatgtcattaacttatttaaaaaagTTGAGGCATTGTGATATTTAAATCCATTAGAGGGGAAATAGGGTTTTGTAACTTTCATAATTACAAATTGCCATGTGAGAAAGAGGGGAAGCGAAAGTCAATCGAGGGGTTTAAGGAAGAATATTTGGTCTTGGTTTCACGGTTTATAGTAAGATCACATCTCTGTTTTGTATTTATTTGTTCAAAGTAGATATTAGTTGAAACCAATCACTTAATGCAATCTCATTTCATAGTATAATTATTTGTTTTGATATTCATGTCGATTAATTCAGTATCATATTCCTTACCAAAGAAACCGTGGAAACTATGTTTTTAGGCAAAATCAGATCAAACGATACCATATGAAGATGAAATCGATAAGGGACATCATATATTACCAATGAATATGGGTCAGGCTACTCATCATTCCTAATGGTTTGCCTTCAGACCCCTTATATGAGGTTATGTCATTGGCATGAAAAATCTCATCCCTGTCGACCCTCAAGTGTTGTTTGGTTCGATAAATGTTTCTGAAGGAATTAAAATTGGAATTGGAAAATGAATATGTTAGAAATTTGAATCCAATTCCATTACCTGTTAGGTTGGCAACAAAAGAAATTAGAACTAATTTCAGATTCTATTTGGTTCCCAAGAAATAGAATTGAAATCCATGTAAAATGATAGAATTATCCTTTTGTTTCTTTTGCttaattatactttattttctaaTTTATATGTAAAGAtacattatataaattataaaaatagtaaAATCTTGgcagtgatggtggtggtggtgacggggttggtagtggtggtggttgtggtgatGATAGTGTTGGTGGCGGTGGCGGTAGAGGTGGTggcggtgatggtggtggtggtggtggcaaaaatggtagtggtggtgggtggtggcagCGGTGGCGATGGTGGTGATAGTTGTGGTGACGGTGGTGGCGGGTGATGAtcgtgatggtggtggtggtattggtAGTTGTAGTGGTGGCTGTTGTTGACAGATGATGGTAATGGTGATAGTGGCGTTGGTGGTTAGTGGTGGCGGAAGTGACGGTTGGTGTTAGTGGTGTTGGCGGTGGTGGCAATGGTTGTTGTGGTGACAGTGACGACAGGTGCTGGTGATGGCAATGGTGGTGGCGGCGGTGACGGTAGTGGTGACAACGGCGATTGTGGTGGTAGTAGTGGTGGCGGCGGTGGTtactgatggtggtggtggtaatgGTTGGTGGTTGGTAACAATAATGGTGTGTATTGGttttttgataagtaaaagatgtATTTTTGTAATTTGTCATTTTCCTTGATAAGAATTAATGTTTTTTCATCCAAATTTGGAAGAAATCCACTTTCCTTCATATGGTGAAAAATTATTTCATTTAGCAATCCCTTTCCCCCTCTAAGTCCAACCAAACACATCAATTCGAGGGAATGAGAATTATTTTCCCTTGAATTCCTTTCATTTCCTGCCAACCAAACGCGCCCTCATATTATcctttaatttctttctaggatgGCATCCCTTCCTCTTACCATTAATTACTATTAACTCAACACTTTTTACTGTTGTTGATGTTAGTCTCCTTATGACATATCCATACCACCTTAAATGTCATTCCCTCAGTTTTTGGTGATCTATGTCACTCCCAATGAGTTTCATATAGTCGTTTTTGGTATCATACCCAACAAACTTCGACCTCAAGTTCACCTCAACATCCTCATTTAGCTACCTCAGTCTTCCTCTCATGGCTCTCCTTGGAAAACTAACATACGAATCCATACATCATTGCAGACATAGTAGCTTCCATGTAAAATTTCATCTACAGTTTCAACATGACCTTCTTGTCATGCAAGAATCACTAAGCCGCCATGTActttaaccaacacgtctttatACGGTGGTGGTGATGTCTACCTCCACATCACTCTTGTATGGACCGTGGATCCTAAATACTTGAATCTCTCCTTTAGTAAAAGAACCAACCATTATACATACATTTACTCCTTCGTTTTCCTTCTCATTAAAATTgcaccaaaaatattttgtttttaacgGTATTTATTCATATCCCTTTCTATTTTATGTCACCCTCCAAGTGTCCAACCGAACATTCAACTCAACCTTAGACTTAGCCACTAACACAATGACAATGGCaaaagcatacaccaagacaatTGCTCATGTATCTCTTAAGACATCTCATCCAAAATCTAGGTGAAAAATATATAGGTCGAGAGTCAAACCTTGATGTAGCTCAACTTCTACCGAAATGAGTTTATGTCTCCGACTAGGGTCTGAACACATGTCATAGATCAAAAATACATATCACAAATAGCTATGATATATATCGGAGAAAGCTCTTTATCTTCAAAGGTTCGCCAAATCGTCTTTCGGAGCACCTTGTCATAAAAGTTATAACATTATTTTATATCAAACATACATGAAAGCAAACCGTGGTGGCCTTCAAGATGAAAGACTTTTGAACCTTATGActtgttttttaaataatactatattaatttaagaataaaagaaaataatGATAAAAGTTATGCATGGATGTTACGCCAACGTAGATGAAGGTGATCATAAATTGCTTACATAATATGTTAAGCAAACCGGTATCCTGTTGAACTTGTTATAGGATGTCCCAGTGACTAAATCAATACAGTCATAAAGGTTTAAGGTCTAATTTAACACGATTTGAAATTTGGGGACTAAATGATGACAAACCATATATTTTAATACCAATTTTATCattaattcttaaaataattatgaAATTTGGTAGAAATGTTCAAACCAAACATTTATAGAATTTAGGATAATTGATTTGATGTCTAACACTCGTGCTATTATGCATAAATTCATGTATTAAAAATGTACACATACGTCAAACATCATTGTTATTTGATTTACGTTCTTTTGTAATGTTAACATAAAACATGTTTGATAAAAACTATTATTTGAGAACAGTGCTTCAATAAAAATacaaacactaattatatacagtaattttaatttatttttaaaggtaactttaatattattattttaattatggtTTTTAATAAATTTCTTATTGGTAACCGGGTTGAGGAGGTCATACGTTGTCGGGTCATGTGCGGGGACCAAACCAAGCCTTTTATCAGCTTCTGAAAAAAGGAGGAAATTTAATTGTTATTTAAGGACCTCGAGTCTCACAATTCACAATTTCAGTCCTCGCAATTGCAAGTGGTTTTGGTTTAggtgattatttaattagtaggtCTTTAACACATACATATGCACAATATATAGTTATAGGACTA containing:
- the LOC111882544 gene encoding BTB/POZ domain-containing protein At5g03250; protein product: MAMACMKLGSKSEVFHLDQDEKTWTCSSGLPSDVTIEVGDISFHLHKFPLLSRSKTLENLIGDSSDDEKKMNFGDEKRSCVVKLHDLPGGPKIFLLVAKFCYGVKLELNSNNVVHLRCASEYLQMTEEYGDENLISQTENFLNEVFDNWNDTLKALESCEEVVEYAEDLQIVSRCIDSLALKACSSDKDLLGWPVSSMRENPFATVIWNGIQTSSSPNQDWWYEDVSGLKLPLYRRFILAIESTSLDQERIAGSLMFYAKKHLPLLGRQSMIPNVNLSSFDSYLDQKTLLEEIVDLLPSQKGVVPTKLLLRLLKTAMILHCSPLCLENLERRVGLQMDQASIEDILIPNMGYSSETLYEIDCVQRMLDHFMVADRDRDQDGSEITDSGCLEDNDDDLIRNSHSLTPVTMVANLIDNYLAEVASDVNLKLEKFQSLAATVPDFARSIDDGMYRAIDIYLKAHPWLTDSDRELLCRLMDCQKLSLEASTHAAQNERLPLRFIVQVLFFEQLRLRTSVAGCLYVSDNYNSQTHLSSSMVLPESENVHLLTTGGSDRRVVAVDDMRGRVSELEKECLSMKKEIDKIVKSKGINWNSLCKMFGVSLRLKSKSRDRGGKNVSPASRIKENNQNEENGELNRVE